One Streptomyces coeruleorubidus DNA segment encodes these proteins:
- a CDS encoding nucleoside/nucleotide kinase family protein: MPITFDDLVRRARVLPQAGRRAILGITGSPGAGKSTLAERLVRELNGSGDPWVAHVPMDGFHLADAELERLGRRDRKGAPDTFDAAGYAALLRRLREETHDDVVYAPGFERVLEQPIAGAIPVPPTARLVVTEGNYLLLETGAWARVHRWLDEVWFCELPEPERLRRLVARHEEFGKSHEEAVAWVMRSDQRNAELVATTRDRADLVVPQSALPCVDAQG, from the coding sequence GTGCCAATCACCTTCGACGACCTCGTCCGCCGTGCCCGGGTCCTGCCTCAGGCCGGCCGGCGCGCGATCCTCGGTATCACCGGCAGCCCCGGCGCGGGCAAGTCGACGCTCGCCGAACGGCTGGTGCGGGAACTGAACGGATCCGGCGACCCGTGGGTGGCGCACGTCCCCATGGACGGCTTCCATCTCGCCGACGCCGAACTGGAGCGGCTCGGCCGCCGGGACCGCAAGGGCGCGCCCGACACGTTCGACGCGGCCGGGTACGCGGCGCTGCTGCGGCGGCTGCGCGAGGAAACGCATGACGACGTCGTGTACGCGCCCGGCTTCGAACGCGTCCTGGAGCAGCCGATCGCGGGGGCGATCCCGGTGCCGCCGACGGCCCGGCTCGTCGTGACCGAGGGAAACTACCTCCTGCTGGAGACCGGCGCCTGGGCCCGGGTCCACCGCTGGCTCGACGAGGTGTGGTTCTGCGAACTCCCCGAGCCGGAGCGGCTGCGGCGACTGGTCGCCCGGCACGAGGAGTTCGGCAAGAGCCACGAGGAGGCCGTGGCGTGGGTGATGCGCTCGGACCAGCGCAACGCCGAACTGGTCGCCACGACCCGGGACCGGGCCGACCTCGTCGTGCCTCAGTCCGCGCTGCCGTGTGTGGACGCGCAGGGGTGA
- a CDS encoding HAD family hydrolase: protein MTQLGLPEDIHACLFDLDGVVTKTAVVHAAAWKEMFDAFLRERDGADFRPFDASDYDEYVDGLPRADGVRTFLASRGIDLPDGDPDDPPGAQTVHGLGNRKNELVLDKIRTEGVEAYDGTLRYLEAVRALGLSTAIVSSSANCRDVLRSIGAEHFFDVRIDGVVAAERKLPGKPRPDTFLAAAEDLGVEPTEAAVFEDALAGMDAGRAGRFGYVVGVDRVGQTDALYTHGADVVVKDLAELGDTE from the coding sequence ATGACGCAGCTCGGACTCCCCGAAGACATCCACGCCTGCCTCTTCGACCTCGACGGTGTCGTCACCAAGACGGCCGTCGTGCACGCGGCCGCCTGGAAGGAGATGTTCGACGCCTTCCTGCGCGAGCGCGACGGCGCGGACTTCCGGCCGTTCGACGCGTCCGACTACGACGAGTACGTCGACGGCCTGCCACGGGCCGACGGCGTGCGCACCTTCCTCGCGTCCCGCGGCATCGACCTGCCCGACGGCGACCCCGACGACCCACCCGGAGCACAGACCGTGCACGGACTCGGCAACCGCAAGAACGAGCTGGTCCTCGACAAGATCCGCACCGAGGGCGTCGAGGCCTACGACGGCACCCTGCGCTATCTGGAGGCCGTCCGCGCCCTCGGCCTGAGCACCGCCATCGTCTCCTCCAGCGCCAACTGCCGGGACGTGCTGCGCTCGATCGGCGCCGAGCACTTCTTCGACGTACGGATCGACGGTGTGGTCGCCGCCGAGCGCAAGCTGCCCGGCAAACCGCGCCCCGACACGTTCCTGGCCGCCGCCGAGGACCTCGGCGTCGAACCGACCGAGGCAGCCGTCTTCGAGGACGCCCTGGCCGGCATGGACGCGGGCCGCGCGGGCCGTTTCGGGTACGTCGTCGGCGTCGACCGCGTGGGACAGACCGACGCGCTGTACACACACGGCGCCGACGTCGTGGTGAAGGACCTCGCCGAACTGGGGGACACGGAGTGA
- a CDS encoding glycoside hydrolase family 65 protein gives MITQRAFDVEPWTVRETELNLDLLAQSESVFALSNGHVGWRGNLDEGEPHGLPGSYLNGVHELHPLPYAEAGYGYPESGQTSIDVTNGKVLRLLVDDEPFDLRYGRLVTHERTLDLRRGVLERVCEWTSPAGSTVRVRSTRLVSLTQRAIAAVAYEVEPVDSRTRVVVQSELVANESLPGPDGDPRAARALKSPLEPEEDLASGSRLRLVHRTRRSGLRVAVAADHLVTGPERTTTSSESNVDVARLTVTSVLEPGERLRVEKLVAHGWSGARSRPAMSDQVEAALAAAAHSGWWGLLKDQRAYLDDFWARADVEIDGDEEIQQAVRFALFHVLQAGARAEQRAIPAKGLTGSGYDGHAFWDTEAFVLPVLTYTAPAAAAEALRWRLDTLPAARERAAQLGLRGAAFPWRTIEGSEGSAYWPAGTAAFHVGADIADAVVRYVAATGDEEFEREVGVELLVETARLWRSLGHHDDRGVFHIDGVTGPDEYSAIADDNTYTNLMARANLLAAADACKRHPDEAARLGADEEETAAWRDAAEAVHVPYNEELGVHEQHAGFTRYQRWDFDRTGPDQYPLMLHFPYFDLYRKQVIKQADLVLAMYTCGSFFEEYFDEEQIARNFAYYEPLTVRDSSLSACVQAVMAARTGHLDLACAYTAEAALMDLGDLEHNTRDGLHIASLAGTWMALVAGFGGMRCVDGGLRFAPRLPERYSRLAFTVGFLGRCLRVELTAGQATYTLRSGPPLTIRHHGTEVTVREDAPVTRPVPPLTQRSAPSQPPHRAPNAR, from the coding sequence GTGATCACACAGCGGGCGTTCGACGTCGAACCCTGGACGGTGCGCGAGACGGAGCTCAACCTCGACCTCCTGGCACAGAGCGAGTCCGTGTTCGCCCTGTCCAACGGCCACGTCGGCTGGCGCGGCAACCTCGACGAGGGCGAACCGCACGGCCTGCCCGGCTCCTACCTCAACGGCGTCCACGAACTGCACCCGCTGCCGTACGCCGAGGCCGGATACGGCTATCCCGAGTCCGGCCAGACCTCCATCGACGTTACCAACGGCAAGGTGCTGCGGCTGCTGGTCGACGACGAGCCGTTCGACCTGCGCTACGGACGCCTCGTCACCCATGAACGGACCTTGGACCTGCGGCGCGGCGTGCTGGAACGGGTCTGCGAGTGGACCTCCCCGGCCGGCTCGACGGTCCGGGTGCGCTCCACGCGGCTGGTGTCCCTGACCCAGCGGGCGATCGCCGCCGTGGCGTACGAGGTGGAGCCCGTCGACAGCCGTACCCGCGTGGTCGTCCAGTCGGAGCTCGTCGCCAACGAGAGCCTGCCCGGGCCGGACGGCGACCCGCGCGCCGCACGGGCGCTGAAGTCGCCGCTGGAACCGGAGGAGGACCTCGCCTCGGGCAGCCGGCTGCGCCTGGTCCACCGCACCCGGCGCAGCGGCCTCAGGGTCGCCGTGGCCGCCGACCACCTCGTCACCGGCCCGGAACGGACCACGACCAGCAGCGAGAGCAACGTGGACGTGGCCCGGCTGACCGTCACCTCCGTCCTGGAGCCGGGGGAGCGGCTACGGGTGGAGAAGCTCGTCGCGCACGGCTGGTCCGGCGCCCGCTCCCGGCCCGCGATGAGCGACCAGGTCGAGGCTGCCCTGGCGGCGGCCGCGCACAGCGGCTGGTGGGGGCTCCTGAAGGACCAGCGGGCCTACCTCGACGACTTCTGGGCGCGCGCCGACGTCGAGATCGACGGCGACGAGGAGATCCAGCAGGCCGTCCGCTTCGCCCTCTTCCACGTCCTCCAGGCCGGCGCCCGCGCCGAACAGCGCGCCATCCCCGCCAAGGGACTCACCGGCTCCGGCTACGACGGCCACGCCTTCTGGGACACCGAGGCGTTCGTGTTGCCGGTGCTGACCTACACCGCGCCGGCCGCGGCCGCCGAGGCCCTGCGCTGGCGCCTCGACACCCTGCCCGCCGCCCGCGAGCGCGCGGCCCAGCTCGGCCTGCGCGGCGCCGCGTTCCCCTGGCGCACCATCGAGGGCTCGGAAGGCTCCGCGTACTGGCCGGCCGGCACGGCCGCCTTCCACGTCGGCGCCGACATCGCGGACGCCGTGGTGCGGTACGTGGCGGCCACCGGAGACGAGGAGTTCGAGCGCGAGGTGGGCGTGGAGCTGCTGGTGGAGACCGCCCGCCTGTGGCGCTCCCTCGGCCACCACGACGACCGGGGCGTCTTCCACATCGACGGCGTCACCGGACCGGACGAGTACAGCGCGATCGCCGACGACAACACGTACACCAACCTCATGGCCCGGGCGAACCTGCTGGCCGCCGCCGACGCCTGCAAACGCCACCCCGACGAGGCGGCCCGGCTCGGCGCCGACGAGGAGGAGACGGCCGCCTGGCGGGACGCCGCCGAAGCCGTGCACGTCCCCTACAACGAGGAGCTCGGCGTGCACGAACAGCACGCCGGCTTCACCCGCTACCAGCGCTGGGACTTCGACCGCACCGGCCCGGACCAGTACCCGCTGATGCTCCACTTCCCGTACTTCGACCTGTACCGCAAGCAGGTGATCAAGCAGGCGGACCTGGTGCTGGCGATGTACACCTGCGGCAGCTTCTTCGAGGAGTACTTCGACGAGGAGCAGATCGCCCGCAACTTCGCCTACTACGAGCCGCTGACCGTACGGGACTCCTCCCTGTCGGCCTGTGTCCAGGCCGTCATGGCCGCCCGGACCGGCCACCTGGACCTGGCCTGCGCCTACACGGCCGAGGCCGCCCTGATGGACCTCGGGGACCTGGAGCACAACACCCGCGACGGGCTGCACATCGCCTCGCTGGCCGGTACCTGGATGGCGCTGGTCGCCGGGTTCGGCGGTATGCGGTGCGTCGACGGCGGCCTGCGGTTCGCGCCCCGCCTGCCCGAGAGGTACAGCCGGCTGGCCTTCACGGTGGGGTTCCTCGGCCGGTGCCTGCGGGTGGAGCTGACGGCCGGGCAGGCCACCTACACCCTGCGCTCGGGCCCGCCCTTGACGATCCGTCACCACGGCACCGAGGTGACGGTGCGTGAGGACGCCCCCGTCACCCGCCCCGTTCCCCCGTTGACCCAGCGTTCGGCCCCGAGCCAGCCACCGCACCGCGCCCCGAACGCCCGCTGA